Proteins encoded by one window of Sphingomonas ginkgonis:
- the truA gene encoding tRNA pseudouridine(38-40) synthase TruA codes for MTRWKLILEWDGAPFMGWQRQDHGPSVQAAVERAASAMTGEAVTAHAAGRTDAGVHALGMAAHLDLARDLSPHRLREGLNALLRPDPVAVLHCEPVANDWHARFSCRGRRYLYRIANRRAPLTLDKGKAWRIGPALNLDAMREAASMLLGNHDFTTFRSVHCQSDSPVKTLDRLDVERVGEELHVHAAARSFLHHQVRSMVGCLALVGQGQWTPSDMRSALEARDRSALGFNAPPDGLYFVEALY; via the coding sequence GTGACCCGCTGGAAGCTGATCCTCGAGTGGGACGGCGCGCCGTTCATGGGCTGGCAGCGCCAGGACCATGGGCCGAGCGTGCAGGCCGCGGTCGAGCGCGCCGCGAGTGCGATGACCGGCGAAGCGGTGACGGCCCACGCCGCCGGCCGCACCGACGCCGGGGTCCACGCACTCGGCATGGCCGCCCACCTCGACCTCGCCCGCGACCTCTCCCCGCACCGCCTGCGCGAGGGGCTGAATGCGCTGCTCCGGCCCGATCCGGTCGCCGTGCTCCACTGCGAGCCGGTCGCCAACGACTGGCACGCCCGCTTCTCCTGCCGCGGCCGCCGCTACTTGTACCGGATCGCCAACCGCCGCGCGCCGCTCACCCTCGACAAGGGCAAGGCGTGGCGGATCGGACCCGCGCTGAACCTCGACGCGATGCGCGAAGCGGCATCCATGCTGCTCGGAAACCACGACTTCACGACCTTCCGCTCGGTCCATTGCCAGAGCGACAGCCCGGTCAAGACGCTCGACCGGCTCGACGTCGAGCGGGTCGGCGAGGAGCTCCACGTCCACGCCGCCGCGCGCAGCTTCCTCCACCACCAGGTCCGCTCGATGGTCGGCTGCTTGGCGCTGGTCGGTCAAGGACAATGGACGCCGTCCGACATGCGCTCGGCGCTGGAGGCCCGCGACCGCAGCGCCCTCGGCTTCAACGCGCCCCCGGACGGCCTCTACTTCGTCGAAGCCCTTTACTGA